From a single Mangifera indica cultivar Alphonso chromosome 19, CATAS_Mindica_2.1, whole genome shotgun sequence genomic region:
- the LOC123203245 gene encoding uncharacterized protein LOC123203245 isoform X1, whose amino-acid sequence MMMEGEGSSSSKKRGVQNHDNGFINTLFSWSLDDICNENLFSHKVEKIPESFESVTQYFESFVYPLLEETRAQLFSPMETISRAPYAKVDVFRPHGPELHDVKIDYWRNRFSNNGKEPYKTLPGDILLLADAKPETISDLERVGRMWSFLSVMKIAGDDDENDNDTTSTYFKVKASKSIQQFDGEKSLFVIFLANITTNRRIWKSLNMSRNFKIFNEVLRRNSVLEESCQVCSELNGAILYEKFGSGLSSTLNVSQLNAVLACLDGVRCDHKSSVQLIWGPPGTGKTKAVSMLLFTLLKTKCRTLTCAPTNVAITEVASRVLKLLKESIKTDDYGSETLLLPLGDILLFGGKERLKVGQEIEEIYLDYRVKRLSECFGVLTGWRHCFSSMMDLLEDCVSQYHIFLENKLIKKRESIDKNEVKENYRNMEMEGDNEEFNSFLEFVRDRFKHTATPLRNCVYIFCTHIPKSFILESNFQNMADLISLLDSFETLLFQKNVVSDELQEFFSHSVAEEFFSSPGHRNYLLQKRRSECHTVLRNLHDSFSKLEFPSGMNEDSLKDFCFKTASVIFCTASSSFKLHYVDMEPLNILVIDEAAQLRESESTIPLKLFGINHTILIGDECQLPATVKSKVSDEASFGRSLFERLSSLGHSKHLLNTQYRMHPSISYFPNLYFYNNQICDSPNVKRKSYKKVFLPRSPIFRPYSFINILEGREEFIGHSCRNMVEVAVVMKILQNLYKDWNDSKQKLSIGIVSPYSAQVQAIKKKLGGKYDDSDDFTVKVKSIDGFQGGEEDIIIISTVRSNKSGSIGFLSKPQRINVALTRARHCLWILGNVRTLTHGESVWEILIHDAKDRCCFFNADEDKDMAKAILEAKKELNELDELLSADSILFRNQKWKVVFSDNFLKSFKRMKSDRDKKSIITLLVKLSTGWRPKRRNIDTICQSSLHIIKQFKVEGLYTICTVDIVKESMYIQVLKVWDILPLEDVPELVKRLDDIFVRYTNDYINRCKEKYIEGNLEVPKTWAVSSEIIRFKNLADIKSGSDLSGAPLDSMSYVENSNVAESLLLMKFYALSSGIVSHLLSDRDGRELDLPFEVTDEQLEMILYPRSTFILGRSGTGKTTVLTMKLFQKEKLHHMATEGFYGDHYHKHMHTTQENDVETVIGEKKLNILRQLFVTVSPKLCFAVKQHISHLKSSTLGEKFIGEGSLLDMDDIVDGAQFKDIPNSFVDIPSKSYPLVLTYHKFLMMLDGTIGNSYFDRFHDVRKHSDTLSQRLRSVSLYSIMRTKEVTYDRFSLFYWPHFNEKLTKKLDSSRVFTEIISYIKGGLQSMEIRDGKLSREDYVLLSEGRVSTLSRLKREIIYEIFQNYEKMKMANGEFDLADLVIDLHHRLKKGKYHGDEIHFVYVDEVQDLTVSQIALFKYICKNVEEGFVFSGDTAQTIARGVDFKFEDIRSLFYKKFVMESRSNGHDGKEQKGQLSKILNLSQNFRTHVGILKLAQSIIDLLYRFFNRFVDVLNPETSMIYGESPILLESENNENAIIKIFGKTGNAAGAIVGFGADQVILVRDDNARKNISVYVGNQALVLTIVESKGLEFKDVLLYNFFGSSNLKNQWRVIYEYMKEQSLLDSTSPSAFPIFNEAKHNILCAELKQLYVAITRTRQRLWIWEDNEDGSKPMFDYWKKKFLVQVKQLDDSFVHAMQVVSTPEEWKLKGLKLFHECNYEMATFCFERAKDLYWLERCKATALKADADRIRSLNPVEANIKLRQAAIKFEAINNADSAAKCFYELGEYERAGRIYLEKCEEPELERAGECFCLAGRHELAAKVYAKGNFLAECLTVCSKGKLFDVGLQYIYYWKQHAGNDIDLVQRIKQISNIEQEFLESCAFHYHEHKDSKSMMKFVKAFQSLDLKRNFLKSLDCFDELILLEEESGNFLDAANIAKTRGDILVSDLRLFGSSNIIKVSIIILLGYVLFKNR is encoded by the exons ATGATGATGGAAGGTGAAGGTAGTAGTAGCAGCAAGAAGAGAGGAGTTCAAAATCATGACAATGGCTTCATTAATACTCTCTTTTCTTGGTCTCTTGATGACATTTGCAATGAAAATCTTTTCAGTCATAAG GTGGAAAAAATACCTGAATCATTTGAGTCTGTCACTCAGTATTTCGAATCATTTGTTTATCCTTTGTTGGAAGAAACAAGGGCACAACTGTTTTCACCCATGGAGACCATTTCAAGAGCACCTTATGCTAAGGTGGATGTTTTTAGGCCCCATGGACCTGAGTTACATGATGTTAAGATTGATTACTGGAGGAACAGGTTCAGTAACAATGGTAAAGAGCCTTATAAAACTTTACCGGGGGATATTTTACTTTTAGCAGATGCCAAGCCTGAAACTATTTCCGACTTGGAGAGGGTTGGTAGAATGTGGTCTTTTCTATCAGTCATGAAAATCGCAGgggatgatgatgaaaatgataaCGATACCACTTCTACTTACTTCAAAGTGAAGGCTTCAAAAAGCATCCAGCAGTTTGATGGGGAGAAATCACTGTTTGTGATTTTCTTGGCAAATATTACTACTAACAGAAGAATATGGAAATCCTTGAACATGTCTCGAAATTTCAAGATTTTCAATGAAGTTTTACGCAGGAATTCTGTG TTGGAGGAAAGTTGCCAAGTCTGTTCTGAACTGAATGGAGCCATCTTATATGAGAAATTTGGTAGTGGTTTATCATCAACATTGAATGTTTCACAATTGAATGCAGTTCTTGCCTGTCTTGATGGAGTGCGTTGTGATCACAAGTCCTCTGTGCAACTTATATGGGGTCCACCTGGAACAGGGAAGACTAAAGCTGTTAGTATGCTTCTCTTTACGCTGTTGAAAACAAAATGCAGAACCCTTACTTGTGCCCCGACAAATGTTGCAATTACTGAAGTTGCTTCTCGTGTTCTGAAGCTGCTGAAAGAATCGATTAAAACTGACGACTATGGAAGTGAGACTCTGTTGCTTCCTCTTGGAGATATTCTCTTGTTTGGGGGTAAGGAGAGACTCAAAGTTGGTcaagaaatagaagaaatatATCTGGATTATCGTGTTAAAAGGCTTTCAGAGTGTTTTGGTGTGCTGACTGGCTGGAGGCATTGCTTCTCATCCATGATGGATTTACTTGAAGATTGTGTTTCTCAGTATCATATTTTCTTGGAgaataaattgataaagaagagagaaagcaTTGACAAAAATGAAGTCAAAGAGAATTACAGGAATATGGAAATGGAAGGTGACAATGAGGAGTTTAATTCATTTCTTGAATTTGTGAGAGATAGATTCAAACATACTGCCACTCCTCTTAGaaattgtgtatatatcttCTGCACTCATATACCCAAAAGTTTCATTTTGGaaagtaattttcaaaatatggcAGATCTTAtcagtttacttgattctttcgaAACTTTGTTGTTTCAAAAAAATGTAGTTTCTGACGAGCTGCAAGAGTTCTTTTCACATTCAGTAGCTGAAGAGTTTTTTTCATCACCTGGGCATAGAAATTACTTGTTGCAGAAAAGAAGAAGTGAATGCCATACAGTTTTAAGAAATCTTCATGATTCCTTTAGTAAACTTGAGTTTCCAAGTGGTATGAACGAAGATTCATTAAAAGATTTCTGTTTTAAAACAGCTTCTGTAATATTTTGCACTGCCTCTAGTTCATTTAAGCTGCATTATGTGGACATGGAACCACTGAACATTCTGGTAATTGATGAAGCGGCACAACTAAGAGAAAGTGAGTCGACAATACCGCTGAAACTGTTCGGCATAAATCACACTATTCTCATTGGGGATGAGTGCCAATTGCCAGCAACGGTTAAAAGCAAG GTTTCTGATGAAGCTTCTTTCGGTAGAAGCTTATTTGAGAGGCTGAGCTCATTGGGTCACTCTAAACACCTGCTCAATACACAGTATCGGATGCACCCCTCAATTAGCTACTtcccaaatttatatttttataacaaccAGATTTGCGATTCTCctaatgttaaaagaaaaagctaCAAAAAGGTCTTTTTGCCAAGATCTCCAATATTCCGTCCATATTCTTTCATCAATATACTCGAAGGGAGAGAAGAGTTCATTGGCCATAGCTGCAGAAATATGGTTGAGGTAGCTGTTGTGATGAAAATATTGCAGAACCTGTACAAAG ATTGGAATGACTCAAAACAGAAGCTGAGCATTGGCATAGTCTCACCTTACAGTGCTCAAGTAcaagcaattaaaaaaaaacttggagGCAAGTATGATGACTCTGATGACTTTACTGTAAAAGTGAAGTCAATTGATGGGTTTCAAGGTGGTGAGGAGgacattattataatttccaCTGTGAGAAGCAACAAAAGTGGATCCATTGGATTCTTGTCCAAGCCACAGAGAATCAATGTTGCGCTTACGAGGGCCAG GCACTGTTTATGGATTTTAGGGAATGTAAGAACCTTAACTCATGGTGAATCTGTTTGGGAAATCTTAATCCATGATGCTAAGGACCGTTGTTGTTTCTTTAATGCTGATGAAGATAAGGATATGGCCAAAGCTATATTAGAGGCCAAAAAAGAGCTTAATGAATTGGATGAATTGTTGAGTGCTGACAGTATACTTTTCAGAAATCAAAAGTGGAAG GTTGTTTTTAGTGATAACTTCTTGAAATCTTTTAAAAGAATGAAATCAGACCGCGACAAGAAGTCGATTATCACCCTTTTAGTGAAACTTTCAACTGGCTGGCGACCTAAGAGAAGGAACATAGATACTATTTGCCAAAGCTCTTTGCACATTATTAAGCAATTTAAAGTTGAGGGTCTATATACAATTTGCACTGTTGACATAGTGAAGGAATCAATGTACATCCAAGTTTTGAAGGTCTGGGATATATTGCCTTTGGAGGATGTTCCAGAATTGGTAAAACGTTTGGATGATATATTTGTTAGGTACACTAATGACTACATCAACCGTTGCAAAGAGAAATATATTGAAGG GAATTTGGAAGTTCCCAAGACTTGGGCAGTCTCTTCAGAAATCATTCGATTCAAGAATCTTGCTGACATTAAGAGTGGAAGTGACTTAAGTGGAGCTCCTTTAGACAGTATGAGTTATGTTGAGAATTCAAATGTGGCTGAAAGTTTGCTTTTAATGAAATTCTACGCTTTATCATCAGGTATTGTGAGCCATTTGCTTTCTGACCGTGATGGTAGAGAATTGGATCTTCCATTTGAAGTAACGGATGAACAGTTGGAGATGATTCTTTATCCTAGAAGCACCTTTATACTTGGTAGGTCAGGTACAGGGAAAACTACTGTGTTGACAATGAAATTAtttcagaaagaaaaactaCATCACATGGCAACAGAAGGATTCTATGGAGATCATTATCATAAGCATATGCATACTACTCAGGAAAATGATGTTGAGACGGTTATTGGAGAGAAGAAACTAAATATCTTGCGCCAACTTTTCGTGACAGTGAGTCCTAAATTGTGTTTTGCTGTAAAGCAACACATTTCTCACTTGAAAAG CTCTACCCTGGGTGAGAAGTTTATAGGAGAAGGTAGTTTACTAGACATGGATGATATTGTTGATGGGGCACAATTCAAAGATATTCCAAACTCTTTTGTAGACATTCCATCTAAGTCATACCCTCTTGTTTTAACGTATCATAAGTTCTTGATGATGCTGGATGGAACAATCGGTAATTCATATTTTGATAGATTCCATGACGTAAGGAAACACTCTGATACTCTAAGTCAAAGGTTAAGATCAGTTTCCTTATATTCAATTATGAGGACAAAGGAAGTTACTTATGAcaggtttagtttattttattggccacattttaatgaaaaactaacGAAGAAACTTGATTCTTCAAGGGTTTTCACTGAGATTATATCTTACATAAAAGGAGGCTTGCAATCCATGGAGATTCGTGATGGTAAACTGAGTCGAGAAGATTACGTGCTATTATCAGAGGGTAGAGTTTCCACTTTAAGCAGATTGAAGAGGGAGATTATATATGAGATATTTCAAAACTATGAGAAAATGAAGATGGCAAATGGTGAATTTGATTTGGCTGATCTAGTAATTGATCTTCATCACCGacttaaaaagggaaaatatcatGGAGATgaaattcattttgtttatgttgatgaGGTGCAGGATCTTACAGTGAGTCAAATTGCTCTGTtcaaatatatatgcaaaaatGTGGAAGAGGGATTTGTTTTTTCTGGTGATACAGCACAAACAATTGCCAGGGGAGTTGACTTCAAATTTGAAGACATACGATCTCTGTTCTACAAGAAGTTTGTCATGGAATCAAGAAGCAATGGACATGATGGCAAAGAACAGAAAGGACAACTGTcaaaaattcttaatttgagcCAAAACTTTCGTACCCATGTAGGTATCCTGAAGTTAGCTCAGAGCATCATTGACCTCCTTTACCGTTTCTTCAATCGCTTTGTTGATGTTTTAAACCCTGAGACTAGTATGATATATGGGGAATCTCCAATTTTGCTTGAATCTGAGAACAATGAAAATGcaatcataaaaatttttggaaagACTGGAAATGCTGCTGGTGCCATTGTTGGTTTTGGAGCGGATCAGGTAATATTGGTACGGGATGACAATGCTCGGAAGAATATTTCTGTCTACGTCGGGAATCAAGCTCTTGTTTTGACAATAGTAGAGAGCAAAGGCCTTGAATTTAAG GATGTACTTTTATACAACTTTTTTGGTTCGTCAAATCTTAAGAATCAATGGCGAGtgatttatgaatatatgaAGGAACAAAGTTTGCTTGACTCTACATCACCTAGTGCTTTCCCAATCTTCAATGAAGCTAAACACAACATCTTGTGTGCTGAACTGAAGCAACTGTATGTCGCCATCACTCGCACAAGGCAAAGGTTATGGATCTGGGAGGATAACGAGGATGGCTCAAAACCTATGTTTGACTATTGGAAGAAGAAATTTCTTGTTCAAGTCAAACAGTTGGATGATTCATTTGTACATGCAATGCAAGTTGTGAGCACCCCAGAGGAGTGGAAATTGAAGGGACTCAag CTATTTCATGAATGTAATTATGAAATGGCAACTTTTTGCTTCGAAAGAGCTAAAGATTTATACTGGTTGGAAAGGTGTAAAGCTACTGCCCTTAAAGCTGATGCTGACCGCATCCGCAGTTTAAACCCTGTGGAGGCTAATATCAAACTAAGGCAAGCTGCTATAAAATTTGAAGCTATAAACAATGCTGATTCAGCCGCCAAATGTTTTTATGAGTTGGGGGAGTATGAAAGAGCTG GTAGGATTTATTTGGAAAAATGTGAGGAACCAGAGCTGGAAAGAGCTGGGGAATGTTTTTGTCTGGCTGGGCGCCATGAGCTTGCTGCAAAGGTGTATGCCAAGGGCAATTTTTTAGCAGAATGCTTGACTGTTTGCTCCAAAGGAAAGCTTTTTGATGTTGGATTgcaatacatatattattggAAACAACATGCCGGTAACGATATTGATCTTGTCCaaagaatcaaacaaataagcAACATTGAACAAGAATTTCTGGAGAGTTGTGCTTTTCATTATCATGAGCATAAAGATAGCAAGTCCATGATGAAATTTGTGAAAGCCTTCCAGTCATTGGATTTGAAACGTAACTTTTTGAAGTCATTGGATTGCTTTGATGAACTTATACTTCTGGAAGAAGAATCAGGAAACTTTCTAGACGCTGCAAATATTGCGAAAACAAGAGGAGATATTCTTGTTAGTGACTTGAGGTTATTTGGGTCTTCTAATATAATCAAAGTCagcataattattttgttaggttatgttttgtttaaaaatagaTGA
- the LOC123203245 gene encoding uncharacterized protein LOC123203245 isoform X2, with protein sequence MMMEGEGSSSSKKRGVQNHDNGFINTLFSWSLDDICNENLFSHKVEKIPESFESVTQYFESFVYPLLEETRAQLFSPMETISRAPYAKVDVFRPHGPELHDVKIDYWRNRFSNNGKEPYKTLPGDILLLADAKPETISDLERVGRMWSFLSVMKIAGDDDENDNDTTSTYFKVKASKSIQQFDGEKSLFVIFLANITTNRRIWKSLNMSRNFKIFNEVLRRNSVLEESCQVCSELNGAILYEKFGSGLSSTLNVSQLNAVLACLDGVRCDHKSSVQLIWGPPGTGKTKAVSMLLFTLLKTKCRTLTCAPTNVAITEVASRVLKLLKESIKTDDYGSETLLLPLGDILLFGGKERLKVGQEIEEIYLDYRVKRLSECFGVLTGWRHCFSSMMDLLEDCVSQYHIFLENKLIKKRESIDKNEVKENYRNMEMEGDNEEFNSFLEFVRDRFKHTATPLRNCVYIFCTHIPKSFILESNFQNMADLISLLDSFETLLFQKNVVSDELQEFFSHSVAEEFFSSPGHRNYLLQKRRSECHTVLRNLHDSFSKLEFPSGMNEDSLKDFCFKTASVIFCTASSSFKLHYVDMEPLNILVIDEAAQLRESESTIPLKLFGINHTILIGDECQLPATVKSKVSDEASFGRSLFERLSSLGHSKHLLNTQYRMHPSISYFPNLYFYNNQICDSPNVKRKSYKKVFLPRSPIFRPYSFINILEGREEFIGHSCRNMVEVAVVMKILQNLYKDWNDSKQKLSIGIVSPYSAQVQAIKKKLGGKYDDSDDFTVKVKSIDGFQGGEEDIIIISTVRSNKSGSIGFLSKPQRINVALTRARHCLWILGNVRTLTHGESVWEILIHDAKDRCCFFNADEDKDMAKAILEAKKELNELDELLSADSILFRNQKWKVVFSDNFLKSFKRMKSDRDKKSIITLLVKLSTGWRPKRRNIDTICQSSLHIIKQFKVEGLYTICTVDIVKESMYIQVLKVWDILPLEDVPELVKRLDDIFVRYTNDYINRCKEKYIEGNLEVPKTWAVSSEIIRFKNLADIKSGSDLSGAPLDSMSYVENSNVAESLLLMKFYALSSGIVSHLLSDRDGRELDLPFEVTDEQLEMILYPRSTFILGRSGTGKTTVLTMKLFQKEKLHHMATEGFYGDHYHKHMHTTQENDVETVIGEKKLNILRQLFVTVSPKLCFAVKQHISHLKSSTLGEKFIGEGSLLDMDDIVDGAQFKDIPNSFVDIPSKSYPLVLTYHKFLMMLDGTIGNSYFDRFHDVRKHSDTLSQRLRSVSLYSIMRTKEVTYDRFSLFYWPHFNEKLTKKLDSSRVFTEIISYIKGGLQSMEIRDGKLSREDYVLLSEGRVSTLSRLKREIIYEIFQNYEKMKMANGEFDLADLVIDLHHRLKKGKYHGDEIHFVYVDEVQDLTVSQIALFKYICKNVEEGFVFSGDTAQTIARGVDFKFEDIRSLFYKKFVMESRSNGHDGKEQKGQLSKILNLSQNFRTHVGILKLAQSIIDLLYRFFNRFVDVLNPETSMIYGESPILLESENNENAIIKIFGKTGNAAGAIVGFGADQVILVRDDNARKNISVYVGNQALVLTIVESKGLEFKDVLLYNFFGSSNLKNQWRVIYEYMKEQSLLDSTSPSAFPIFNEAKHNILCAELKQLYVAITRTRQRLWIWEDNEDGSKPMFDYWKKKFLVQVKQLDDSFVHAMQVVSTPEEWKLKGLK encoded by the exons ATGATGATGGAAGGTGAAGGTAGTAGTAGCAGCAAGAAGAGAGGAGTTCAAAATCATGACAATGGCTTCATTAATACTCTCTTTTCTTGGTCTCTTGATGACATTTGCAATGAAAATCTTTTCAGTCATAAG GTGGAAAAAATACCTGAATCATTTGAGTCTGTCACTCAGTATTTCGAATCATTTGTTTATCCTTTGTTGGAAGAAACAAGGGCACAACTGTTTTCACCCATGGAGACCATTTCAAGAGCACCTTATGCTAAGGTGGATGTTTTTAGGCCCCATGGACCTGAGTTACATGATGTTAAGATTGATTACTGGAGGAACAGGTTCAGTAACAATGGTAAAGAGCCTTATAAAACTTTACCGGGGGATATTTTACTTTTAGCAGATGCCAAGCCTGAAACTATTTCCGACTTGGAGAGGGTTGGTAGAATGTGGTCTTTTCTATCAGTCATGAAAATCGCAGgggatgatgatgaaaatgataaCGATACCACTTCTACTTACTTCAAAGTGAAGGCTTCAAAAAGCATCCAGCAGTTTGATGGGGAGAAATCACTGTTTGTGATTTTCTTGGCAAATATTACTACTAACAGAAGAATATGGAAATCCTTGAACATGTCTCGAAATTTCAAGATTTTCAATGAAGTTTTACGCAGGAATTCTGTG TTGGAGGAAAGTTGCCAAGTCTGTTCTGAACTGAATGGAGCCATCTTATATGAGAAATTTGGTAGTGGTTTATCATCAACATTGAATGTTTCACAATTGAATGCAGTTCTTGCCTGTCTTGATGGAGTGCGTTGTGATCACAAGTCCTCTGTGCAACTTATATGGGGTCCACCTGGAACAGGGAAGACTAAAGCTGTTAGTATGCTTCTCTTTACGCTGTTGAAAACAAAATGCAGAACCCTTACTTGTGCCCCGACAAATGTTGCAATTACTGAAGTTGCTTCTCGTGTTCTGAAGCTGCTGAAAGAATCGATTAAAACTGACGACTATGGAAGTGAGACTCTGTTGCTTCCTCTTGGAGATATTCTCTTGTTTGGGGGTAAGGAGAGACTCAAAGTTGGTcaagaaatagaagaaatatATCTGGATTATCGTGTTAAAAGGCTTTCAGAGTGTTTTGGTGTGCTGACTGGCTGGAGGCATTGCTTCTCATCCATGATGGATTTACTTGAAGATTGTGTTTCTCAGTATCATATTTTCTTGGAgaataaattgataaagaagagagaaagcaTTGACAAAAATGAAGTCAAAGAGAATTACAGGAATATGGAAATGGAAGGTGACAATGAGGAGTTTAATTCATTTCTTGAATTTGTGAGAGATAGATTCAAACATACTGCCACTCCTCTTAGaaattgtgtatatatcttCTGCACTCATATACCCAAAAGTTTCATTTTGGaaagtaattttcaaaatatggcAGATCTTAtcagtttacttgattctttcgaAACTTTGTTGTTTCAAAAAAATGTAGTTTCTGACGAGCTGCAAGAGTTCTTTTCACATTCAGTAGCTGAAGAGTTTTTTTCATCACCTGGGCATAGAAATTACTTGTTGCAGAAAAGAAGAAGTGAATGCCATACAGTTTTAAGAAATCTTCATGATTCCTTTAGTAAACTTGAGTTTCCAAGTGGTATGAACGAAGATTCATTAAAAGATTTCTGTTTTAAAACAGCTTCTGTAATATTTTGCACTGCCTCTAGTTCATTTAAGCTGCATTATGTGGACATGGAACCACTGAACATTCTGGTAATTGATGAAGCGGCACAACTAAGAGAAAGTGAGTCGACAATACCGCTGAAACTGTTCGGCATAAATCACACTATTCTCATTGGGGATGAGTGCCAATTGCCAGCAACGGTTAAAAGCAAG GTTTCTGATGAAGCTTCTTTCGGTAGAAGCTTATTTGAGAGGCTGAGCTCATTGGGTCACTCTAAACACCTGCTCAATACACAGTATCGGATGCACCCCTCAATTAGCTACTtcccaaatttatatttttataacaaccAGATTTGCGATTCTCctaatgttaaaagaaaaagctaCAAAAAGGTCTTTTTGCCAAGATCTCCAATATTCCGTCCATATTCTTTCATCAATATACTCGAAGGGAGAGAAGAGTTCATTGGCCATAGCTGCAGAAATATGGTTGAGGTAGCTGTTGTGATGAAAATATTGCAGAACCTGTACAAAG ATTGGAATGACTCAAAACAGAAGCTGAGCATTGGCATAGTCTCACCTTACAGTGCTCAAGTAcaagcaattaaaaaaaaacttggagGCAAGTATGATGACTCTGATGACTTTACTGTAAAAGTGAAGTCAATTGATGGGTTTCAAGGTGGTGAGGAGgacattattataatttccaCTGTGAGAAGCAACAAAAGTGGATCCATTGGATTCTTGTCCAAGCCACAGAGAATCAATGTTGCGCTTACGAGGGCCAG GCACTGTTTATGGATTTTAGGGAATGTAAGAACCTTAACTCATGGTGAATCTGTTTGGGAAATCTTAATCCATGATGCTAAGGACCGTTGTTGTTTCTTTAATGCTGATGAAGATAAGGATATGGCCAAAGCTATATTAGAGGCCAAAAAAGAGCTTAATGAATTGGATGAATTGTTGAGTGCTGACAGTATACTTTTCAGAAATCAAAAGTGGAAG GTTGTTTTTAGTGATAACTTCTTGAAATCTTTTAAAAGAATGAAATCAGACCGCGACAAGAAGTCGATTATCACCCTTTTAGTGAAACTTTCAACTGGCTGGCGACCTAAGAGAAGGAACATAGATACTATTTGCCAAAGCTCTTTGCACATTATTAAGCAATTTAAAGTTGAGGGTCTATATACAATTTGCACTGTTGACATAGTGAAGGAATCAATGTACATCCAAGTTTTGAAGGTCTGGGATATATTGCCTTTGGAGGATGTTCCAGAATTGGTAAAACGTTTGGATGATATATTTGTTAGGTACACTAATGACTACATCAACCGTTGCAAAGAGAAATATATTGAAGG GAATTTGGAAGTTCCCAAGACTTGGGCAGTCTCTTCAGAAATCATTCGATTCAAGAATCTTGCTGACATTAAGAGTGGAAGTGACTTAAGTGGAGCTCCTTTAGACAGTATGAGTTATGTTGAGAATTCAAATGTGGCTGAAAGTTTGCTTTTAATGAAATTCTACGCTTTATCATCAGGTATTGTGAGCCATTTGCTTTCTGACCGTGATGGTAGAGAATTGGATCTTCCATTTGAAGTAACGGATGAACAGTTGGAGATGATTCTTTATCCTAGAAGCACCTTTATACTTGGTAGGTCAGGTACAGGGAAAACTACTGTGTTGACAATGAAATTAtttcagaaagaaaaactaCATCACATGGCAACAGAAGGATTCTATGGAGATCATTATCATAAGCATATGCATACTACTCAGGAAAATGATGTTGAGACGGTTATTGGAGAGAAGAAACTAAATATCTTGCGCCAACTTTTCGTGACAGTGAGTCCTAAATTGTGTTTTGCTGTAAAGCAACACATTTCTCACTTGAAAAG CTCTACCCTGGGTGAGAAGTTTATAGGAGAAGGTAGTTTACTAGACATGGATGATATTGTTGATGGGGCACAATTCAAAGATATTCCAAACTCTTTTGTAGACATTCCATCTAAGTCATACCCTCTTGTTTTAACGTATCATAAGTTCTTGATGATGCTGGATGGAACAATCGGTAATTCATATTTTGATAGATTCCATGACGTAAGGAAACACTCTGATACTCTAAGTCAAAGGTTAAGATCAGTTTCCTTATATTCAATTATGAGGACAAAGGAAGTTACTTATGAcaggtttagtttattttattggccacattttaatgaaaaactaacGAAGAAACTTGATTCTTCAAGGGTTTTCACTGAGATTATATCTTACATAAAAGGAGGCTTGCAATCCATGGAGATTCGTGATGGTAAACTGAGTCGAGAAGATTACGTGCTATTATCAGAGGGTAGAGTTTCCACTTTAAGCAGATTGAAGAGGGAGATTATATATGAGATATTTCAAAACTATGAGAAAATGAAGATGGCAAATGGTGAATTTGATTTGGCTGATCTAGTAATTGATCTTCATCACCGacttaaaaagggaaaatatcatGGAGATgaaattcattttgtttatgttgatgaGGTGCAGGATCTTACAGTGAGTCAAATTGCTCTGTtcaaatatatatgcaaaaatGTGGAAGAGGGATTTGTTTTTTCTGGTGATACAGCACAAACAATTGCCAGGGGAGTTGACTTCAAATTTGAAGACATACGATCTCTGTTCTACAAGAAGTTTGTCATGGAATCAAGAAGCAATGGACATGATGGCAAAGAACAGAAAGGACAACTGTcaaaaattcttaatttgagcCAAAACTTTCGTACCCATGTAGGTATCCTGAAGTTAGCTCAGAGCATCATTGACCTCCTTTACCGTTTCTTCAATCGCTTTGTTGATGTTTTAAACCCTGAGACTAGTATGATATATGGGGAATCTCCAATTTTGCTTGAATCTGAGAACAATGAAAATGcaatcataaaaatttttggaaagACTGGAAATGCTGCTGGTGCCATTGTTGGTTTTGGAGCGGATCAGGTAATATTGGTACGGGATGACAATGCTCGGAAGAATATTTCTGTCTACGTCGGGAATCAAGCTCTTGTTTTGACAATAGTAGAGAGCAAAGGCCTTGAATTTAAG GATGTACTTTTATACAACTTTTTTGGTTCGTCAAATCTTAAGAATCAATGGCGAGtgatttatgaatatatgaAGGAACAAAGTTTGCTTGACTCTACATCACCTAGTGCTTTCCCAATCTTCAATGAAGCTAAACACAACATCTTGTGTGCTGAACTGAAGCAACTGTATGTCGCCATCACTCGCACAAGGCAAAGGTTATGGATCTGGGAGGATAACGAGGATGGCTCAAAACCTATGTTTGACTATTGGAAGAAGAAATTTCTTGTTCAAGTCAAACAGTTGGATGATTCATTTGTACATGCAATGCAAGTTGTGAGCACCCCAGAGGAGTGGAAATTGAAGGGACTCAag TAG